CATTCTCATTGAGACAGCGTTCTTGTCTAATCCCCATAACGCAGCTCTCTTGGGGCAGGCGTCTTTTGTTAGTAGAGCGGTAGAGGCTCACTTCGCGGGAATCAGCGAGTGGCTGCTCAGTAGAAGAAACCAGCGGGCAGATTAGTCGCTACACCGAAGTAGCAACAGCGAAGACCTATCGATATGCAGTATAGAAAAAGACCGACTATTTTGTCGGTCTTTTTCCTCTTTGTCCAGTTGTCGCTTGAGGCTGGACTTTATCCATCTTCAATTGCTTGCCTATTCCTAGTAGCTTCTTGCATTTTGTGCCCATCTCGTCACCCCCCCGAAGATTATATCATGCTGACCCCGCGGCGCATAGCGGCAATGTATTGACGGCAAGGGTAGGTGGTATCCTACAGAGTAGTTAGGCTGTGAGGTGAGCGAATGAGTATTGTGGGCGCGGCCATGGCTTTTGTCTCCGGTGTTTTAATGGCAGTTCAGGGCAGTATCAATGCGGGCTTAGGTAAAGATGTCGGCGTCCTGCGAGCTACTCTCGTCGTACACTTGGTAGGGTCAGTTGTCGCGCTGATGCTAGTGCTGCTTCCGTTTTTGCGCGCGCCCATGTCACAGAAATGGACTGAGGTACCTTGGGTTTACTACCTAGGGGGTGTGCTGGGAGTGGCCATTGTCTACTTAGTAGCGATAAGTATACCGCCACTTGGCGTAGCGGTTGCCACTACCATGATTATTGTGGGTCAAGTTGGAACGGCCCTCCTTATTGATCACCTAGGAGCGCTAGGCCTGAATCGTCTGGCGTTCACTTGGCAGAAGGGTATGGGGCTTATCTTGCTGGCCGCAGGGGCAGGGCTATTGCTAAAGAAATAGGCGAACTCACCAATCGCGAAAGCAAAAGAAGAAAAAAAAAGGGGGGGGGGTGAAGACTTTGACCATAAAATGTAGCACGAGCGAATGCAAATGGGCCGGAGAAAACGAACAGTGTAGTAATCAGCGCCTAATCAATAATGTCAAAACTGGCGCCGTGAGTTCGGCCCACTGTTCAGGAAAAAACTGTCATGGATATCAGTTGAGGGGTTAAGGAAGCGCGGCCGCCTAGAATCATCTAGGCGGCCGTAATCTTTTCGCACTGCGAAAATAATGGTAAAATAAATAAATTGGAGCATGACGCACGCGACAGGAGCTGAGCCTTACTTGGAGATAAAAATATGTCTCGCCGATTTCACCAGAGCGCTATCGCTCGCTCTTGATTTGGCCGAGTACCAGACATTTATGCAGCACGGACACAGGGTGACCTACATGGCCTTGCGGCTAGGCAAAATGGTAGGTATGGACAGCGAATCATTAACACGGCTGTACTTCGCAGGGCTACTGCATGACATCGGGTTGACTTCTATGGGCGGCATGAGATTACTGCATGATGAGCAGTTTTTGCGGGGACACACTGCGGTCGGCAAGGAGCTGGTGCTACAATTACCTATTCCAGGAATCGCCGAGCTAGTTTTGTGCCACCATGAGAATTTTGACGGCTCCGGGGTCTACGGCCACAGTGGAGAGAGCATCGCCCTGGGGGCAAGAATTCTCTCCATGGCCGATAGCATCGATGCCGTGGGGAGAAATGCCACCACCATGCGTCAGGCTCGCGAAGATATTGCCATTCATGTTAGTACATGCAAGAACAGCAGGTTCGACCCCTACCTGAGCGACACTTTTGCAGTTTTAAGTAAACAAGATAAATTTTGGTTAGATCTAGAGGGGCGTAATCTACCTTTCGCTCTAGCTGCTCTGC
The genomic region above belongs to Bacillota bacterium and contains:
- a CDS encoding DMT family transporter; its protein translation is MSIVGAAMAFVSGVLMAVQGSINAGLGKDVGVLRATLVVHLVGSVVALMLVLLPFLRAPMSQKWTEVPWVYYLGGVLGVAIVYLVAISIPPLGVAVATTMIIVGQVGTALLIDHLGALGLNRLAFTWQKGMGLILLAAGAGLLLKK
- a CDS encoding HD domain-containing protein; translated protein: MEIKICLADFTRALSLALDLAEYQTFMQHGHRVTYMALRLGKMVGMDSESLTRLYFAGLLHDIGLTSMGGMRLLHDEQFLRGHTAVGKELVLQLPIPGIAELVLCHHENFDGSGVYGHSGESIALGARILSMADSIDAVGRNATTMRQAREDIAIHVSTCKNSRFDPYLSDTFAVLSKQDKFWLDLEGRNLPFALAALQPSNACFVDQESIVDIGRVFAKIIDSKSRFTANHSRGLAELLRRVAESSPLLSGKERCLYTAGLLHDLGKMVVPTELLEKPGTLTPEEYTVMKSHVYYSKLILNQVPGLETIASWAGNHHERLDGRGYAERVPGQELTLEERLVAVCDVYQALTEERPYRSGESPAKVFGIIESMVKSGGLCSDAARMVANVVL